The following proteins come from a genomic window of Nitrosopumilus sp.:
- a CDS encoding nicotinamide-nucleotide adenylyltransferase, with product MRGLMMGRFQPFHFGHLDLAKRILDEYDEVIIAITSSQFNYLEKDPFTAGERIEMIHNSLKEASLDLSRCFVVSIENQFNVATWSSYLKSALPHFDKVFSGNNYVSMILADSDIEVMNPIFLDRNLYNATKIRSMIVSDENWKDYVPNAVYELLTKINAKNRLTVISKSDTNPTKH from the coding sequence ATGCGAGGATTGATGATGGGTAGGTTTCAACCTTTTCATTTTGGACATTTGGATTTAGCAAAACGAATTCTTGATGAGTATGATGAAGTAATTATTGCAATCACTAGTTCTCAGTTTAATTATTTGGAAAAAGATCCTTTTACTGCAGGTGAACGAATTGAGATGATCCATAATTCCCTGAAAGAAGCATCTTTGGATTTATCTCGATGTTTTGTTGTTTCTATAGAAAACCAATTCAATGTGGCAACTTGGTCATCCTATCTAAAATCTGCCTTGCCTCATTTTGATAAAGTGTTTAGTGGAAACAACTATGTTTCAATGATCCTTGCGGATTCTGATATTGAGGTTATGAATCCTATATTTTTAGATAGAAATTTGTACAATGCAACAAAAATTCGTTCAATGATTGTTTCTGATGAAAATTGGAAAGATTATGTCCCAAATGCTGTTTATGAATTACTTACAAAAATTAATGCTAAAAATAGGCTGACAGTAATTTCTAAATCTGACACAAATCCTACTAAACACTAA
- a CDS encoding EF-Tu/IF-2/RF-3 family GTPase — MVSSVNFVVLGKQDIAAEFGKKGTVTDLSLFDRKESDIIKTWVTPSGFPEKIQPLFQAINLAEYVIFHVDKLDRFTGEQIIALDSLKKEKGLLSHTFDIDESKLNAMIKGTVVENYAKIDQEKIKEEMDKLEPVSNDDPPEMVIDHCFDVKGVGTVILGKITHGKIKQYANLKLYPAGIDVLIKSIQMHDDPVEESVCPARVGLAVKGVKPDEVGRGDVISHEGAVDVKTEIELDFKKNPFYKNEISENQGCLVNVGLQIKAAKFMSLSPLKLIFEKPIACKKGQIAVILKPESPTIRILGSGTIQ; from the coding sequence ATGGTATCATCTGTAAATTTTGTAGTGCTAGGCAAACAAGATATTGCAGCAGAATTTGGAAAAAAAGGAACCGTGACTGATCTGTCATTGTTTGATAGAAAAGAATCTGATATTATCAAAACTTGGGTAACTCCAAGTGGATTTCCAGAAAAAATTCAGCCTCTATTTCAGGCAATTAATTTGGCCGAATATGTAATCTTTCATGTGGATAAATTAGATAGATTCACTGGAGAGCAAATAATTGCATTAGATTCCTTAAAAAAAGAAAAAGGACTTTTATCCCATACGTTTGATATTGATGAATCAAAATTGAATGCAATGATCAAGGGAACTGTTGTTGAAAATTATGCTAAAATTGATCAAGAAAAAATCAAAGAAGAAATGGATAAACTGGAACCTGTTTCCAATGACGACCCACCTGAAATGGTGATTGATCATTGTTTTGATGTCAAGGGTGTTGGAACTGTAATTTTAGGCAAAATAACACATGGAAAAATAAAGCAATATGCTAACTTGAAATTATATCCTGCTGGAATAGACGTGTTGATAAAATCAATTCAAATGCACGATGACCCTGTAGAAGAATCTGTCTGTCCTGCTAGGGTAGGACTTGCAGTAAAGGGCGTAAAACCGGATGAAGTTGGACGAGGAGATGTAATCTCTCACGAAGGGGCAGTAGATGTAAAAACTGAAATTGAACTTGATTTCAAAAAAAATCCTTTTTACAAAAATGAGATTTCAGAAAATCAAGGATGTTTAGTAAATGTTGGACTACAAATCAAAGCTGCAAAATTCATGTCTCTTTCCCCTCTAAAATTAATATTTGAAAAACCAATTGCATGTAAAAAAGGCCAAATTGCAGTAATTCTAAAACCCGAATCCCCAACAATTAGAATTCTTGGAAGCGGAACTATCCAATAG
- a CDS encoding TFIIB-type zinc ribbon-containing protein, which produces MVLEIINADSVCRRCGKKSMLTDDVTGERFCGKCGFVISETLQDSGPEWRSFSKEGGTDPTRTGAPTSLAMHDRGLATIISPMNKDASGKPLSSSMKSTIERLRTWDSRSKVNASADKNLRQALSQLSTLKDKLSLSDSVIEKASYIYRKALEKGLVRGRSISALIAAALYAACRDTETPRTLKDVADAGNIKKKDISRCYRILHQELELKMPVVNPIQCIARISSKLDISEKTKRYAAKVLQIARDHEESAGKDPMGLAAAALYLSCVKNGEDRTQRDIAEASNVTEVTIRNRYKGLRLDQDTEI; this is translated from the coding sequence TTGGTTTTAGAGATTATCAATGCAGATAGTGTCTGCAGACGTTGTGGAAAGAAATCCATGTTAACAGATGATGTTACAGGAGAAAGATTTTGTGGCAAATGCGGATTTGTAATTTCAGAGACACTTCAGGATTCTGGACCTGAATGGAGATCATTTTCAAAAGAGGGTGGGACAGATCCAACAAGAACAGGTGCCCCAACATCACTTGCAATGCATGATAGAGGACTTGCCACAATTATTAGTCCAATGAACAAGGATGCGTCTGGGAAACCTCTTTCGTCATCAATGAAGAGCACCATTGAAAGACTAAGAACTTGGGACAGTAGAAGCAAGGTAAACGCATCAGCAGATAAGAATCTCAGACAAGCACTAAGTCAGTTATCAACATTAAAAGACAAATTATCACTTTCAGATTCAGTAATTGAAAAAGCATCATACATTTACAGAAAGGCATTAGAAAAAGGATTAGTTAGAGGGCGTTCAATTTCAGCTTTAATTGCAGCTGCACTTTATGCAGCTTGTAGAGACACTGAAACACCTAGAACACTGAAAGATGTTGCAGATGCAGGAAACATAAAGAAAAAAGACATTTCACGGTGTTATAGAATATTACATCAAGAGTTAGAGCTAAAAATGCCCGTGGTAAACCCGATCCAGTGCATTGCAAGAATTTCAAGCAAACTGGATATTTCTGAGAAAACTAAACGTTATGCAGCTAAAGTTCTTCAGATTGCTAGAGATCATGAGGAATCTGCAGGGAAAGACCCTATGGGATTGGCCGCAGCTGCATTGTACCTTTCATGTGTAAAAAATGGCGAGGACAGGACTCAAAGAGACATTGCAGAAGCCTCAAATGTGACAGAAGTGACCATTAGAAATAGATACAAGGGTCTCAGATTAGACCAAGATACGGAGATATAG